Within Anolis sagrei isolate rAnoSag1 chromosome X, rAnoSag1.mat, whole genome shotgun sequence, the genomic segment CTCGGCGGCCTAGAGACCCCAACCCACGTCTCCTTGCCCCCCAGATGGCACCCTGCAAACCTTTTTCTTTATGGGGGAGACTTGGCTTTCGATGATCATGTCAATCTCGTCAAGATCGAAGGACCCAATGACAGGCTCTCTGCAAAAGGGGGGCAAGAAGGTGGTGCCCAAATGAGTTCCGGGGCTTCTTTGCCACAAGGACCCCTTATCTGCATTGTGGATGGAAGGAGCTTTGGGGCACCAACAAGCCCAGGTGGGGACTATGGGCCCCCTCTCTGCTTGCCATGTGTGTCTGCTCAGAGGGCTGAGCCCAACCCAGGTATGGGGACCAAGGCAAGGACTGGGCTTGCTGTTTCCTGACATCAACACACACTGCCTCTTCAGCCACCAGATGGGAGCCAGTCTTACCTCAGGAGGCCAGGGATGTCTATGACCCAGACGGAGCTCAGGTGCTGCCCGTTTACCATCTCCAGCAGAGAGAAACTCCTCGCTAAAAAGTTGGTGCCAGGTTTCTCCTCCATCTTGGTCAGAGAGTGGATCCCTCCCAAGctagagggagaggaggaaacgCTAGGAAAACGAAGGCTTGACCAGGGTGGGTAGCCtcttctcctttatttatttatttatttccttccttcacttgtataccacttttctcatcccAGGGGGGCCTCAAAGCAGATTCCAACATATTTACAgcaaaatgtaatgcctcacctagatatgaaacctaacataaaacatgatagctatgtataagtatgtgaggggaagtcatagggaggagggagcaagcttgttttctgctgccatggagactaagAAGCAatggagcggcttaaggagctgggcatgtttagcctgaagaagagaaggctgagaggagatatgatagacatgtataaatatgtgagaggaagtcacagggaggagggaacaagcttgttttctgcttccttggagtctcggatgcagaacaatggctttaaactacaaaaaaggagattccatctgaacatgaggaagaacttcctgactgtgagagccattcaccagtggaactctctgcctcgggagtgtggtggaggctccttctttggaggcttttaaactgaggctggatggccatctgtcaggggtgccttgaatgcaattttcctgctgggttgttgtaggttttttcgggctatatgggcatggtctagaggcattctctcctgacgtttcgcctgcatctatggcaagcatcctcagaggtagtgaggtctgttggaactaggaaaaagggtttatatatctgtggaatgaccagggtgagacaaaggactcttgtctgttggagctaggtgtgaatgtttcaactgaccactacacaagcatgtggacaatttcaacagaaaggaggaaaccatgaaaatgaacaaaatccgactaccagtattaaaaaactctaaaattgcaacagcacaacaacagagaggaagcaggcagggacatctaatcacctctcaacaaaagtttgctaggcactgtcaagccattatatgctaatcaaggtggtcagttgaaacagcagacaggagtcctttgtctcaccctggtcattccacagatatataaacccattcccctagttccaacagacctcactacctctgaggatgcttgccatagatgcaggcgaaatgttaggagagaatgcctctagaccatggccatatagcccaaaaaaatctacaacaacccagtgattccggcaatgaaagctttcgacaaaacaattttcctgcttcttggcagaatgggtttcgcctggatggcccatgaggtctcttccaattctatgattctatgactctataataataacatataactatcaattagaTCCTAAAAACACAACTTCTTTGCACTCCCAGTTACCTGAGGAGGGCAATCCTGTGGGTGACGTCGTCAATGGCCGCTTCCCAGCGTGAGTCCTCCTTCAGGCTGGTGCTCGGGTAGGCAGGCAGCGGGACGGACAAGCGCCAGACCTGCTGCACGGAGTAGCTGAAGAGGCCTTGCTCTGGGCAAGAGAAAGGGGAAGCTGGGTGAGAGGGGTGAGGAAAAAGGGGGTTTGGGTGCAAGGggcatcctttcctccctccacacCCACCTGTGTGGAAGAGTAGGTAGGAAGCCCCGCTGGGCATGACCTGCAGGAGGTGGCCCAGGCAGTCTGGCAGTGGCAAGGGGGCCGTGACTCCGATCTGTGTGCCATCCGAACTGGAGTAGAAGGAGCTCCTCAGCTGCACAGGAAATGAAAGACAGAAGAAGAGGGCCGTGTCTGTGAGGAAGCAGGGTGTGCTGGTGCCCCCTTCTGGCAGGACTCTTCAGGTTCGAACAGAATGACAGTTAGAGAAGTCAGTTGAGCTCCGAGCCTGTTCGAGAATGTCTGTTGAGCTTTGAGTCAGTTTAGTGTGCAGAAGCTAATGTTAGAAGCTAGTAAATTGTTGAGGCTTGTGTTTTCTTTGAACTCTTATTTAGGAGAGCGGTGTGGAGCAGCGTAgtttgtgaagaaacagttaaagttTGTAGATACAAACTCTCCAAAcgttttgggattttttaaccCTCAAAATAAACATGCCTGTATCATTAAATATATGAAGTTATAAGTAAACAAACAttgttgtgggttgttgtaggttttttcgggctatattcacacctagctccagaagacaagagtcctttgtcccaccctggtcattccacagatatataaaccccttttcctagttccaacagacctcactacctctgaggatgcttgccatagatgcaggcgaaatgtcaggagaaaatgcctttagaacatggtcatatagcccgaaaaaacctacaacaacccagtgatttcagccatgaaagccttcgacaatacattaaatattaggttcttgtgggttttttcggactatagggccacattctagaggcatttctcctgacgtttcgcctgcatctatggcaagcatcctcagaggtagtgaggtctgttggaattaggacaatgggtttatatatctgtggaatggctggggtggggcaaggagctcatTAAATATTGTTGTCCTAAAGAAGTCTGCTTGAATCTTTGCCTGCCTAAAGCATCAAATAAACTCAAGGAATACTACTCTCAGACTCTACTACACCAATGGGTTGCGATCCTAACAGGTTGCAATCCATTCTTAATCCCAATAGGATACGGGCCCAGGCCACCCAGACTGCAAAGagttaataaaagaaaaagagaaaaataaataaacagaagtgGTTTGCAGCCAGCCAGCAATTGACTCTTCTGCTGAGTTAAGCTGAGATAAAAGAGATACAAAGTGTCAGTTTGCATCGCTTTTtaccaatgtatgtatttttatatatggcacctAATTGTTGCCGACTTGTATGCCGCCATGAGTTGCCTTTGgactgatatgggtgggatacaaatgttgtaaatgaataaatacataagTAATTTTTGAGCAGCCTGAGAAGCTGACAACACAAAACAAAGCAGAGCACACAACTTTATCTCAAAAATAAAGAGAATATAATTCTGAAGgtgtccctggtggcacagagggttaaagcgctgagctgctgaccgaaaggtcacaggttcgaatctggggagctttGTGAGCTCAGtgttagtcccagcttttgccaacctagaagttcaaataccatgcaaatgtgagtagatcaataggtacggctctggcgggaaggtaacagcgctccatgcagtcatgctggccacatgaccctggaggtgtctatggacaacactggctcttcgacttagaaatggagatgagtcatacatgactagacttaatgtcaggggaaaacctttacctttactgtaatTCTGAAGACGgcaaaaggatttaaaaaactaTGTTTAAAACTGACAGACAATAACTTTTCAGTTTGGAAAGCAAAGATGCTTCTATATTTAAAAGCAAAGAAACTATCTAAATGTTTAGAACAAAAAACTGAGGGAGAAAATGCTCAAATTGAATGGGAAGAAGTAGATTCTGAAGCTCAAAGCATAACTGCGTTAGAGTTAACAGACAGGCAAATGAGTGTAGTACAGCATTGCACCACAGCTAAGGAAATGATGGAGAAATTAGAAAATCATTTTGGCCCAAGCGGTCTGGCAGTGGCAAGGGGGTTGAGGCCCAGATCTGGGTAGCAGAAGAAGCTCCTCAGCTGAAGAGGAAATGAAAGACAGAGGAAGAGGGCACAGGTGTGTGAGGAAGCAGCGTGCTGGTGCCCGTTTCTGGCAGGACACTTCTCTTGGGGCAGACAAGGCCAGGTTGGCCTGCTTTGGAGCCTCTCCCCCCACAATCCATGGAGAATTCCTGCCCAGCTGCCAAGGTTTGCCACTATGGTAGTCAGTGGTTCACAGGTAAGCAGGAGACTGGCCCATGGGCCTCAGGACGAGCACAGGGCCAAGCCTCACCTGCTGTCCCACTTTGACGAAGACCAAGATGTCTGGCAGGTCATCTTTGTTGACATCGGGGACCTTGTGCGCAGGGCCCAGCACTGTAGCATTGGCTCCAAAGTGGGCTGCTGCCCGCCACAGCGTCTCCCCTGCAGAGGGAGCACAGCAGGAACCCTTTGAGACTCGAGGCCTGGAGGAGTGGCTTTGGCACCATCCCAGTGGCTTGGAGGGGAGTGGCCAGAGCCCTCAGGGCCCGCTACCTGTTTGCAGGTCCAAGGCGGCTAGGAAGTCAGGCTTCCCCAGGAGGAGGCAGGCAGGGCCTCCGCTGTGCTCCCAGGCGCagtccagcagcagcagctcctccCCCATTGGCCGGGCCCAGAGGAGGCTCCCGTTGGTGCCGGAATGTGCTACTAGAAAGGCGCAGGGGGAGGGCAGCcctgatgggagggagggaaagaggcatggaaaagaaagagagaggaagaagggtcAGCCACACAGGGTCTACCGCCACCCGCCCCTCCCTCCTTGCTcgttccctcttccctccctggaATCTCTTCCTCACCGGCATCCGAGCAgcgcctccctttccctcctcccgcAAGGCTGCTGTTGACGCCACTGCTGCTGTTGATCTCCGCAGCCCGCAAGGCGACCAGGACATCCTTCACCCGGTCCTCATCAGCGTCGGCCAGCGCTAGGAGCGGGAAGGCAGCtgtggaaggaaggcaggctaGTTATGTGCATTCAGGCCAAAAGCCATGCCATTTTCAAAACTGTTTCCTTCATTTTGTTACCCGAAAGGGGAGAGgtgttttccatttcatttgGCAGAGgttcggcccattggctacaatggcaaactttaaagcagtggtactcaacccgtgggtccctagatgttttggccttcaacttccagaaatcttaacagctgctaaactagctgggatttctgggagttgtaggccaaaacacctggacacccacaggttgagaaccactgctttaaaggcccAATCCTCAGAATGAAAATTACCTCAGTTGTAGACTCCATTTACAACTGTAGGCCtgacaagtttcaaaacaattcaccaacctactgattttttaagaattattttaagttttaaatgtaacattttttaaaaactatgacAAACTACAAGAgggttatgggaattgtagtcaccagtTGTGTCTACTCTCAGCCaaccagagcatggacaccaccaggctttttattggctgcaaAACGCAGAgataaaaacttcaactcccatcatgctccaagaggaacttcCAATGGCCACCCAAgctagtgccactgggaaagcCAGTTCTAAGGACCCTCGTTTGTAAAGAGGAAAAACTGGAGGCGATTTCTTTTGCTGAGGACCGGGccatggcacagctagttagtagccagctgcattaaatcactactgatcaaAACTTCATGAGTCTGAAGCCAGAGTGAGCTCCAaaacattaatagtctagcttgctgtcaacctatgcagcttGGAAGACAgctgcacctgtcaagtaggaaatttagtaccactttatgcagggaggctaatttaactaatttatgacatcataaaaccttccagaagcgtgcagaagaatgaggaagtactccatcaaaggaacTGGTGTCACAAGTCgaaggtgaagcagcagctcctcctgcggccggaattgagcataccctcatgaagctggaatgttaaattccagcatatatatgttgtatgtctaaatggcattgaatgtttgccatgtatatgtgcattgtgctgagtctcctgcggggtggaaagggcagaatatgaatatctatataaataaaaatgtaatgttagttcgtgctaccatcagaactcaaaaaccactggggcaattgacaccaaatttggacacaagaccaatttatgtcctccactcaaaaaaattgattttgtcatttgggaattgtcgttgctgggatttatggttcacctacaatcaaagagcattctgaactccaccaatgatggaattgaaccaaacatggcatacaggacttccatgaccaacagaacacactggaagggtttggtgggcattgaccttgagtttgggagttgtagttcacctacatccagagagcactgtggactcaaacaatgatggatctggaccaaacttgacacaaaaattccatatgcctaaatatgaacaccgaaggagtttggaggaaagagaccttgacatctgggatttgtagttactgggatttatagttcactacaattaaagagcattctgacacccacaaacgacagaaatggggcaaacttcccacacagaacccccatgaccaacagaaaatacttaaggccatccagtccaactcccttcaccagggcaagaaaatgtaatcagagccctcctgacaaagagccatccagtcataaatataggtagatagatatgattctctctcacacacacagatatagtatcacagatttgaaagagacccttaaagaaggactatgatatgttgcatattccagagtaggcaaaccagacactctccacatcaacactgacaaagagacaacaagaaatactgtttactcacaagcataaaggaattacatatattagaaaccaacactttcccattactttattttccagatcaccagactgggccacagcaacgcctggcaggggacagctaattgtaaataaatctatataaataaataaatatgtaatgtttgtttgtgggattaacataactcaaaaaccactggatgaattgataccaaatttgtgttgttggtcttggcctcatgtaagccgcctcgagtccccttggggagatggtggcggggtataagattattattattattcgggcCCAACTCTTAGGCAAGCAGACGGGAGGGTGGGTTGCCATGGCTTCTCTCTTCCCcggtccctccctcccttccgttCCCCTTCCTCACCCACCGGCCCGTTCGTAGCTTCGGCTCCAGGCGTGCTGCTGCCGGGGCCGGACGGGGCAGGGGATGACGAAGGAGAAGGCGAAGACGGCGGCCAGGCAGAGCGAGAGCGCCAGGAAGAAGGCCCCCGCCCGCCACCGCGACAGCCGCTCCTCGCGCTTCCTCCGCGGCGAGCCCAGGCCGGGCGCCACCCCCGCGCAGTTGCTCTCCGCCCCCGACGCCGACGCCTCTTCGCGCTTCAACGGCCGGGCCTCCGTCTCCGCggggccgcctcctcctcctcctccgccctccATCGCGGCTCCTgcggggaaagagaaggagacacaAACAcaacacagaaagagagagagaccggAAGCCGAGTCGGCTAGCAGGGCTCCAGAGCGCATGCGCAGCCAAGTGAGGCTACACTCCCCCCGATGGAAACAGCGCGCGCCGGAAGCTTGGTTGCTTCTGCAAAAGGCTGCTGGTTGACGTCACGCGTACGCGCCGGAAGCTAGCTTCTGATGGCCATGGCGCGGCTCAGGGAGGCGCGGCTGCTTCTGCGGAGGCTGCTGGCGGCTCCGCGCGGTGGGAGAAGGAGCCCCTCCGCCCTCGCCGCCCCTCCCCACTGGCGCCCGCCGCCCCAACCCGGCCTCTCTCTTCGCCCGCGGAGTCCAGCCTGGGTCTCGGCGCGCGGCTGCAGCACCACCAGCGGGGGCAGAGCGGCCCAGAGCCTggacaaggaggagaaggaggaagaggagggggaggaggagcagcCCCTGCGCCGGTTGCACAGCCATCCCCAGAGCCTCCCAGGTGGGCTTCCTCccgccaggcctgtagcgagggggtggttttaggggttcaacctccccccccccccccgaaatgtttcagatttttttaaaaaactgaattttaactggttaaccaaatccccatgctaagtctatgagatgcaaaaaatcaagagtccctccagaactgcaagcactatctcaagcaaatattgacaatttattcacactgtcgtTACTTGCAGTAagagccgatgtagtgaagcaaccaagcaactcattaaggaggccagacgtggtggaggtggttgacaggggtggagctgcaggctattgaaggctgctctgcccctgctgtgctctttgcttcagtgtgagctaagaggcaggtttcaaccccccccccgccaaaattttcaaccctccccgaaattttcaacctccccccccccaaattgtcaaccctccccaaaaattttttctggctacagccctgcctcCTGCCCCAGATCCTGGCCCCATCCCTTTCCCCCCGGAGGCCTCTGACCTTCGCTCCCTTCCCCGCAGGCTCCAGCTCCAGGCACGAGTTCCAGGCCGAGACCCGGAAGCTGCTGGACATCGTGGCCCGGTCCCTCTACTCCGAGAAGGAGGTGGGTGCGGACGCCAGCCCTGGGGGACGTCATCACGTTATCATTCATTAATTTACAGTAATACAGAATTCTCTTTTAACTCTTGTGTATTTTCCCATTTTCAATTGAATGGTATTGGTAGCTTTGAGTTGCGTTGGTAGAGTGTTACTTATTTTtcctatcaaaagcattgcacaaattagtataaaactgataaaaatagaaggcacgcaggcggctaaatatcttttgaccaaaaacgaacaacagcaatagcattgtctgtagcctcccacAATTATTCCTCTATACATgcggcagggcatagtggacaagcatacagatgcggagttgtctgtcctgcaccacagtcacataaggtgtgggattcttttaggtagtgccatttgccAGGTTGtcatttgatctgcccactccacttctgagtctgttcagggacttccaagttgcccataataataataataataaaaaaactttatttgtaccccactaccatctccccaagggactcagtgcggcttacatgaggccgagcccacaacacaacaatacaagcaataacaacaacaatacatgtaattaaaataaatcacatagacaataacatgaGCATTGACAATAATAcaacacacttttaaaatctatggctaggCCAAatctaattaaaaaattaaaatgatgctGCACATGGTCAAGATAAGGAGGTGGGGCGTTAGTGGaaacatatgagcagacctaaatcaatataaagtgctttagaggacaaagtgctgagagttcattattctgggaaggcacagtggaacaaccacgttttcaaactcctcctaaagacttccagagttggggcctgcctgatgtccttaggaagtgagttcctgttttgcccctggaggaagacccttgtggggggccatccagttggaatttcctggtttagctgcccaaagggatacccttgttgttgctggggggatgccaagaggagtggtagttctcataaagcttttccttgatttgcttctactgggaggagactggtagccatacagtgggtggctttcacagtattcaaccttatttctcttacagttagcagcaacttcccgtcgcacatggGGGGGACAGGGGACGGGACAATGTCAGCTAGCTTGTAGATGTTATCAAccggtgtaggtttaagacatcctgtgattattctgcatgtttcattccatGCTATGTTCACCTTCTTTGCATTgacagacctatgccaaacagggcaggaatACTCAGCAGTTGACTAAAAcaagggctgatgttcttattaattttgggtctgcattgCATAGCTCCACTCTTTTATGGTGCTGTAGTGtctagtaataatgata encodes:
- the LOC137097880 gene encoding protein FAM234A-like, which codes for MRSGALLADSASGLSLFLCCVCVSFSFPAGAAMEGGGGGGGGPAETEARPLKREEASASGAESNCAGVAPGLGSPRRKREERLSRWRAGAFFLALSLCLAAVFAFSFVIPCPVRPRQQHAWSRSYERAAAFPLLALADADEDRVKDVLVALRAAEINSSSGVNSSLAGGGKGRRCSDAGLPSPCAFLVAHSGTNGSLLWARPMGEELLLLDCAWEHSGGPACLLLGKPDFLAALDLQTGETLWRAAAHFGANATVLGPAHKVPDVNKDDLPDILVFVKVGQQLRSSFYSSSDGTQIGVTAPLPLPDCLGHLLQVMPSGASYLLFHTEQGLFSYSVQQVWRLSVPLPAYPSTSLKEDSRWEAAIDDVTHRIALLSLGGIHSLTKMEEKPGTNFLARSFSLLEMVNGQHLSSVWVIDIPGLLREPVIGSFDLDEIDMIIESQVSPIKKKVMIVEGETGEIDWEVELLQPGTVPPQAATIRTADHLSVFLFWGQYPEDINGLGSLGNASQPTPIPHLYLFHPSLPNVLVEMTNVTEPIVVFEGALFERSRHACYVLLTGPQVSSGSEGTVVLSKRRLKEDVAGGRVLWLGPLATKTDQDVREHFIRMRYRSYQ